A genomic stretch from bacterium includes:
- a CDS encoding tetratricopeptide repeat protein, whose product MITKNKKKEKKGVPLKKEKGRKGSKMLKQTVSKDLGKKNQTKVKEKTGKARKVEEADILYNQGLELVSFGRYEEALDSFEKAIKLKSNFAEAWYNKSLVLGILERPNEAVKAFEKAMALKPELCDNEDLDKSLN is encoded by the coding sequence ATGATAACTAAAAACAAAAAGAAAGAAAAAAAAGGAGTGCCCTTAAAAAAAGAAAAAGGGCGAAAGGGTAGTAAAATGCTTAAACAAACTGTTTCAAAAGATTTGGGGAAAAAGAACCAAACAAAAGTAAAAGAAAAAACAGGGAAAGCAAGAAAAGTTGAGGAAGCTGATATTTTATATAATCAGGGACTTGAACTCGTAAGCTTTGGGCGATATGAAGAAGCTCTGGATTCATTTGAAAAAGCGATAAAGCTGAAATCCAATTTTGCTGAAGCGTGGTACAATAAAAGCCTCGTTCTTGGAATACTTGAACGTCCCAATGAAGCTGTAAAAGCTTTCGAAAAAGCAATGGCGCTTAAACCTGAATTGTGCGACAATGAAGATCTTGATAAGTCGCTGAATTAA
- the rpsJ gene encoding 30S ribosomal protein S10, whose product MDRIRIKLKAYDHNILDNTVKEIISTLSETGGEISGPVPLPTKRSLYTVLRASNIDKKSREQFELTVHKRLIAVDNPTKQTVDALTKLNLPAGVDVEIKI is encoded by the coding sequence ATGGATAGAATCAGAATTAAACTGAAAGCGTATGACCATAACATTCTCGATAATACCGTAAAAGAGATCATATCTACACTAAGTGAAACCGGTGGAGAAATTTCAGGCCCCGTCCCTTTGCCTACGAAACGAAGCTTATATACAGTATTACGCGCCTCTAATATTGATAAGAAATCACGAGAACAATTTGAGCTTACTGTCCATAAAAGACTTATAGCAGTGGACAATCCCACGAAACAAACAGTAGACGCATTAACAAAACTTAATCTTCCTGCAGGCGTAGATGTAGAAATAAAAATATAA
- a CDS encoding NAD(P)/FAD-dependent oxidoreductase: MDIIVIGGGPAGLSAAITAKDLGADVLLVDENHKIGGQLVKQTHKFFGAKQHWCGVRGINIANLLFEQAQQKGVNVLLESSAVGIYNEKNIKKVGIITSEKYMLVETKGIIIAAGAEENMLNFENNDLPGIYGAGAVQTLVNVYGIMPGKKVLMVGSGNIGLIVSYQLMQAGIDVVGIIEGMSEIGGYLVHASKIRRLGIPIHVSHTIKSAIGKESVERAIITKIDKNWQTIPDSEKQIDCDVICLAVGLTPSTELLNQAGCEMKYIPELGGYTAYHNDLLRTSIPGIYIAGDISGIEEAVTAMLEGKIAGAACVRETLENKKADTILSQASHELAEFRAGPFGEKARTGKNKLQKQL; this comes from the coding sequence ATGGACATTATTGTAATCGGAGGCGGACCCGCTGGTTTATCCGCAGCTATTACCGCTAAAGACCTTGGTGCGGATGTCCTTCTTGTTGATGAAAATCATAAAATAGGCGGACAACTTGTCAAACAAACCCATAAATTCTTTGGCGCAAAACAACATTGGTGTGGCGTAAGAGGTATTAATATTGCAAATCTTTTATTTGAACAGGCTCAACAAAAAGGCGTAAATGTTTTGTTAGAATCCTCCGCAGTAGGGATATATAATGAAAAGAATATTAAAAAAGTCGGAATTATAACTTCTGAAAAATATATGTTGGTAGAAACGAAAGGCATTATTATAGCTGCCGGGGCGGAAGAAAATATGTTAAATTTTGAAAACAATGACCTCCCCGGTATTTATGGCGCAGGCGCAGTTCAAACACTTGTAAATGTTTATGGTATTATGCCCGGTAAAAAAGTTCTAATGGTGGGTTCCGGCAACATTGGACTCATTGTAAGTTATCAACTTATGCAAGCCGGAATTGACGTTGTCGGCATAATAGAGGGTATGTCTGAAATAGGAGGTTATCTTGTCCATGCTTCTAAAATCAGACGTCTCGGAATACCGATACACGTTTCTCATACAATAAAATCCGCAATCGGAAAAGAATCCGTAGAAAGAGCAATAATTACAAAAATAGATAAAAATTGGCAAACCATTCCGGATAGCGAAAAACAAATAGATTGTGATGTGATTTGTCTTGCCGTAGGTCTTACTCCGTCAACGGAATTACTAAACCAGGCAGGTTGCGAAATGAAATATATTCCGGAACTTGGCGGGTATACGGCATACCATAACGATTTGTTACGTACCAGTATCCCCGGAATTTACATTGCAGGCGATATTTCAGGCATAGAAGAAGCCGTAACCGCTATGCTTGAAGGAAAAATTGCCGGTGCGGCTTGCGTCCGGGAAACACTCGAAAATAAAAAAGCAGACACAATTTTATCTCAAGCTTCCCACGAACTTGCTGAATTTAGAGCAGGTCCTTTTGGAGAAAAAGCAAGAACAGGTAAAAATAAACTTCAAAAACAATTATAA
- a CDS encoding tyrosine recombinase, whose product MADDIIEGFKNHLLMEKGSSHNTEEAYESDIRKMFAFFKSIKVNPVKAKIENVNAFIIYLEDTEKMKMSSIARIVAAMREFYRFLVDSEMITDSPINSLHAPKLIKYLPEVLAPREVDLILEQANKIDPTSLRDRAMLEVLYGAGLRISEMLNLRMSEIIPEKDIWLLRFFGKGNKERIVPLGSYAQKAIEMYLTNGRPVLKKGKDTEFLFLNQNGKKLSRMGGWKIITKYIKLSGINKEVTPHTFRHSFATALLEAGTDLRVVQQLLGHSSITTTEIYTHIDREKLKEAVRTCHPRG is encoded by the coding sequence ATGGCTGACGATATTATTGAAGGTTTCAAGAACCATTTACTTATGGAAAAAGGAAGCAGTCACAATACGGAAGAGGCTTATGAGAGTGATATACGAAAGATGTTTGCATTTTTTAAGTCAATAAAAGTCAATCCCGTAAAAGCTAAAATAGAAAACGTAAATGCGTTTATTATTTATTTAGAAGATACGGAAAAGATGAAAATGAGTTCTATTGCCCGTATAGTAGCTGCAATGAGAGAGTTTTACAGGTTTCTCGTAGATTCGGAAATGATAACGGATTCACCGATTAATTCTTTACATGCGCCTAAATTGATAAAATATTTACCTGAAGTTTTAGCGCCGAGAGAGGTTGATTTGATATTGGAGCAAGCAAATAAAATTGACCCGACAAGTTTAAGGGACAGAGCAATGCTTGAAGTGCTTTATGGGGCAGGTTTGAGAATTTCCGAGATGTTAAATTTACGGATGTCCGAAATTATTCCGGAAAAGGATATATGGTTATTGCGGTTTTTCGGTAAGGGCAACAAAGAACGGATAGTTCCGCTTGGTTCGTATGCGCAAAAAGCCATAGAAATGTATCTAACAAACGGTCGTCCCGTATTAAAAAAGGGGAAAGATACGGAATTTTTATTTCTCAACCAGAATGGCAAAAAACTATCCAGAATGGGTGGATGGAAAATCATAACAAAATACATTAAATTATCCGGAATTAATAAAGAAGTTACTCCTCATACTTTCAGGCATTCGTTTGCAACGGCTTTATTAGAAGCGGGTACGGATTTAAGAGTAGTTCAGCAATTATTAGGACACTCCTCGATTACGACTACGGAAATTTATACGCATATAGACCGAGAAAAGCTTAAAGAAGCGGTACGAACTTGCCATCCGCGAGGGTAG
- a CDS encoding SIS domain-containing protein has product MKTNRKPVVINDAKKVNHNHFMIKEIKESPQKAKELLRLLKKYPSVPKIIDEIYNAENVYITGAGTSFHAGLLGTYYFNKLAHTKTIISFAAEFVERFGNSFAGKDSLIGISQSGETKDVKNVMDFLEHKKYKKILSIVNVIGSSIALRSRLVIPLACDKEIAVPATKTFVNETITFLYLAMTLAKKKGITSQVTYKDMEKLPDLLAETIETTESKAKDAAKFLSKTNDFYSVGYGLTYPIALESALKIKEITYAHCEGMYSSEFKHGPISIVTKNYPVMFTVAKSNKSIMLGHINEVLCRGGKVLAVGPEDKELKKQSNFYIPLPDANQFLTPILAVIPFQLIAYYLCLQKGYNPDQPRNISKTVTVA; this is encoded by the coding sequence ATGAAAACAAATCGTAAACCAGTTGTCATAAATGATGCTAAAAAAGTGAATCACAATCACTTTATGATTAAAGAAATAAAAGAATCCCCGCAAAAAGCAAAAGAATTATTGCGCCTTCTCAAAAAATATCCTTCTGTTCCCAAAATTATAGATGAAATATATAACGCAGAAAATGTATACATTACAGGTGCAGGAACTTCTTTTCACGCGGGCTTATTAGGAACGTACTATTTTAATAAACTTGCTCACACCAAAACAATTATATCGTTCGCAGCTGAATTCGTAGAAAGATTCGGGAATAGCTTTGCCGGCAAAGATTCATTAATAGGCATATCGCAAAGTGGCGAAACTAAAGATGTTAAAAATGTAATGGATTTTCTTGAACATAAAAAATATAAAAAAATCTTATCCATCGTCAATGTTATCGGGTCATCTATTGCCCTACGCAGTAGGTTAGTTATCCCACTTGCTTGCGATAAGGAAATAGCCGTGCCGGCAACGAAAACTTTTGTAAACGAAACAATAACTTTTCTTTACCTGGCAATGACTCTTGCAAAGAAAAAAGGAATCACGTCCCAGGTAACCTACAAAGATATGGAAAAACTTCCTGACTTGCTTGCAGAAACGATAGAAACAACAGAATCAAAGGCAAAAGATGCAGCAAAATTTTTAAGTAAAACCAATGATTTTTACAGTGTAGGATACGGGCTTACATATCCAATTGCGCTCGAAAGCGCTTTAAAAATAAAGGAAATTACCTATGCTCATTGTGAAGGAATGTATTCTTCCGAGTTTAAACACGGTCCTATATCTATTGTAACAAAAAATTATCCCGTTATGTTTACCGTTGCAAAATCCAATAAAAGTATAATGCTTGGTCATATAAATGAAGTTTTATGCAGGGGCGGAAAAGTCTTGGCTGTCGGCCCCGAAGATAAAGAATTGAAAAAACAAAGTAATTTCTATATCCCTTTACCTGATGCAAACCAATTTCTTACACCCATACTTGCCGTAATTCCTTTCCAGTTAATTGCATATTACCTTTGCCTGCAAAAAGGATATAACCCTGACCAACCAAGAAATATTTCTAAAACGGTAACCGTAGCGTAA
- a CDS encoding phosphoenolpyruvate carboxykinase (GTP): MEEILKKKLSEKDYAKIEKIGNPEVDKFITKYIELCNPDSVFVCTDSKEDIKYIRDAAVKNGEEHKMAIEGHTYHFDNYLDQARDKAHTAILVPKGVVLGEAIDTKDRDEGLKDVLEVLKDSMKGHEMYVRFFCLGPTNSKFSIPALQLTDSAFVAHNEDLLYRQGYEEFVRQGKNAKIFKFIHSQGELDERKTCKNLDKRRIYIDTEENTVYSANTQYGGNSIGLKKLAMRLAIKQGSKEGWLTEHMLLMGVHGPKGRVTYFTGAFPSLCGKTSTAMLDGETIVGDDISYLKKINGEIVGVNVERGMFGIIQGINSKDDPIQWKALNNPREVILSNVLVTEDKRAHWIGKNGDVPAKGINHSGEWFVGKKDAKDKEIKCSHPNARFTMSLDTLENCDKNIHSPEGLVVGGIVYGGRDSDTCVPVEESLDWAHGIVMKGAALESETTAATLGQEGVREFNPMSNLDFLPIPIGQYIQNNINFAKDLKKVPPIFGVNYFLVDKETGKFLNEKTDKKVWYKWMELRANKDVEVIETPTGKIPKYEDLKPLFKSVLGKDYSQEAYNKQFMTRVKESLSKIDRIKKIYETKVTDTPKVLLEVLETQRKRLLEAQAKHGDYILPEKFVSGGSCGCSCCGGK; the protein is encoded by the coding sequence ATGGAAGAAATATTAAAAAAGAAGTTGAGTGAAAAGGATTACGCTAAAATTGAAAAGATAGGTAATCCGGAAGTTGATAAATTTATCACAAAATACATAGAGCTTTGCAATCCTGATTCGGTTTTTGTGTGTACAGATTCGAAAGAAGATATAAAATATATCAGGGATGCTGCCGTAAAAAACGGTGAAGAACACAAAATGGCAATAGAAGGACATACTTACCATTTTGACAATTACCTCGACCAGGCAAGAGATAAAGCACATACTGCTATTCTTGTCCCAAAAGGCGTCGTTCTTGGAGAAGCCATAGACACAAAAGACAGGGATGAAGGATTGAAAGACGTATTGGAAGTTCTTAAAGACAGCATGAAAGGTCACGAAATGTATGTAAGGTTCTTCTGCTTAGGGCCAACGAACTCCAAATTCTCAATACCTGCACTCCAGCTTACGGACTCGGCTTTTGTAGCGCATAACGAAGACCTTTTATACAGACAGGGTTATGAGGAATTTGTAAGACAGGGCAAGAATGCAAAAATCTTCAAATTCATACATTCACAGGGCGAATTAGACGAAAGGAAGACCTGTAAAAACCTTGACAAACGAAGAATATACATTGATACGGAAGAAAATACGGTTTACAGCGCCAATACACAATACGGCGGGAACTCAATCGGTTTGAAGAAACTTGCAATGAGACTTGCAATTAAACAGGGTTCCAAAGAAGGCTGGCTTACGGAACATATGCTTCTTATGGGAGTTCACGGACCAAAGGGCAGAGTTACTTATTTCACGGGAGCATTTCCGTCGTTATGCGGGAAGACTTCTACTGCAATGCTTGACGGAGAAACTATCGTTGGCGATGACATCTCATATCTCAAGAAAATCAACGGTGAAATCGTAGGCGTAAACGTAGAAAGAGGTATGTTTGGTATAATACAGGGAATAAATTCAAAAGACGACCCGATACAGTGGAAAGCTTTGAATAACCCGCGTGAAGTAATATTATCAAACGTATTGGTTACGGAAGATAAACGCGCTCACTGGATAGGCAAAAATGGTGACGTTCCTGCAAAGGGAATAAACCATTCAGGAGAATGGTTTGTCGGCAAAAAAGATGCGAAAGACAAAGAAATCAAATGTTCACATCCGAATGCAAGATTTACAATGAGTCTTGACACTTTAGAAAACTGTGACAAAAACATACACAGTCCGGAAGGATTGGTTGTTGGCGGTATAGTCTATGGTGGCAGAGATTCTGATACTTGTGTGCCGGTAGAAGAATCATTGGATTGGGCTCACGGAATAGTAATGAAAGGCGCTGCACTTGAGTCGGAAACGACTGCAGCTACGCTCGGTCAGGAAGGCGTCAGGGAATTTAACCCGATGTCCAATCTTGACTTTTTACCCATTCCCATAGGACAATACATACAGAACAACATAAACTTTGCAAAAGATTTGAAAAAAGTTCCGCCCATTTTCGGAGTAAATTATTTCCTCGTGGACAAAGAAACGGGAAAATTCCTGAACGAAAAGACGGACAAAAAAGTATGGTATAAATGGATGGAATTACGCGCGAACAAAGACGTTGAAGTCATAGAAACTCCAACAGGGAAAATACCGAAATACGAAGACCTGAAACCATTATTCAAAAGCGTATTAGGAAAAGATTACTCTCAGGAAGCTTATAACAAACAATTTATGACAAGAGTAAAAGAGAGTTTATCCAAGATTGACAGGATTAAGAAGATTTACGAAACAAAGGTAACGGATACGCCGAAAGTATTATTGGAAGTATTGGAAACACAGAGAAAGAGATTGCTTGAAGCACAGGCGAAACATGGCGACTACATACTGCCGGAAAAATTTGTGTCCGGTGGAAGTTGCGGTTGTTCTTGTTGCGGCGGGAAATAA
- a CDS encoding NAD(+)/NADH kinase, which yields MRIGIVANLSKPHVNSLLPELVGWLNTHKQEVYFFDNGFNHSGITSCKDSDEFLSAVEMVLAIGGDGTLLKASHIIGSKGIPILGINLGGLGFLTEVRKDELYPALTKVLASEYQIEERMVLEAVVKGEKLYGLNDIVIVGSGSGRMLQFELWINGSYTSNFLADGLIVSTPTGSTAYSLAALGPVVEPAMECVVVNLICPHTFGARPIVISAASTIEVKCTAPSFVVVADGQEKILLSNNEAIKFKKADYKIKLVQSGFRDFYEVLRTKLKWGGGKER from the coding sequence ATGAGGATAGGAATAGTTGCGAACCTTTCTAAACCTCATGTTAATAGTCTTCTTCCTGAACTTGTAGGATGGCTTAATACCCATAAACAAGAAGTATATTTTTTTGATAATGGGTTTAATCATTCCGGAATTACTTCCTGTAAAGATTCAGACGAATTCCTTTCTGCAGTTGAAATGGTTCTTGCAATTGGCGGAGATGGAACGTTATTAAAAGCTTCTCACATTATAGGTTCAAAAGGGATTCCAATACTTGGCATTAATCTCGGTGGTTTAGGTTTTTTGACGGAAGTCCGCAAGGATGAATTATATCCGGCTCTTACGAAAGTTCTGGCTTCCGAATACCAAATAGAAGAAAGAATGGTTCTCGAAGCTGTAGTCAAAGGCGAAAAATTGTATGGATTGAATGACATAGTTATCGTGGGTTCGGGTTCAGGACGAATGCTTCAATTCGAATTATGGATAAACGGTAGTTATACTTCTAATTTCCTTGCAGACGGTCTTATAGTTTCCACGCCAACAGGCTCTACTGCTTATTCACTTGCTGCTCTCGGTCCCGTTGTTGAACCGGCAATGGAATGCGTGGTTGTAAACTTAATATGCCCGCACACATTTGGCGCTAGACCTATAGTAATTTCAGCAGCTTCCACAATAGAAGTTAAATGTACCGCCCCATCTTTTGTAGTTGTCGCAGATGGACAGGAAAAGATTTTATTATCCAACAATGAGGCAATTAAATTTAAAAAAGCAGATTATAAAATCAAACTTGTCCAATCCGGATTCCGTGATTTTTATGAAGTTTTAAGAACTAAATTGAAATGGGGGGGAGGTAAAGAAAGATAG